From Coriobacteriia bacterium, one genomic window encodes:
- a CDS encoding pyridoxal phosphate-dependent aminotransferase family protein, with amino-acid sequence MLDATLAHDGIDARLDMFRERRASLKDSNRYFYLQPTVGPVNHRTTMADGRDMVMLASYSYLGLIGHPRIDAAAEKAVQDYGTGAGGVRLLTGTSDLHEQLEARVASFTKREDSCVYSSGYVTNVAIITGLTGPGDLILMDKLDHASIVDGALLSGAKWHTYRHNDMGHLEKLLQKAQGEYGTILVVADSVFSMDGDVMDLPSTRALCDTYGARLMVDEAHSIGALGKTGHGIEEYFDMVGSIDLKMGTLSKSIPSIGGYLAGDHDLIDYQRHYSRPFIFSAALPPASTAAALEAFNVIEDEPWRVKQLHDITRLYTEGLKAQGWNTMDSTTCVVPVLVGDESLTMDLTRMLFDRGVFVCPIVHPAVPRGSDRLRTCLMATHTKEDIAQVLAAFADAGKQLGLI; translated from the coding sequence ATGCTTGACGCCACCTTGGCGCATGACGGCATCGACGCGCGTCTCGATATGTTCCGTGAGCGCCGAGCTTCACTCAAGGACAGCAACCGCTACTTCTACCTGCAGCCAACGGTGGGGCCCGTGAATCACCGGACCACCATGGCTGACGGACGCGATATGGTGATGCTCGCCTCGTACAGTTATTTGGGCCTTATCGGCCACCCAAGAATCGATGCGGCCGCCGAGAAAGCCGTTCAGGACTACGGTACGGGTGCCGGCGGAGTCAGGCTCCTGACCGGCACGAGCGACTTGCATGAGCAGCTTGAGGCCAGGGTCGCCAGTTTCACGAAACGCGAAGACTCCTGCGTGTACTCGAGCGGATACGTCACCAACGTGGCGATCATCACCGGACTCACCGGGCCTGGCGATCTCATCCTGATGGACAAGCTCGATCACGCCTCGATCGTGGACGGTGCGCTGCTGTCAGGAGCGAAGTGGCATACCTACCGCCACAACGACATGGGCCACCTAGAGAAGCTCCTCCAGAAGGCACAAGGCGAATACGGCACGATTCTGGTTGTTGCAGACTCCGTCTTCTCCATGGATGGAGACGTGATGGACTTGCCGTCGACGCGTGCTCTGTGCGACACATACGGCGCCCGCCTGATGGTCGACGAGGCGCACTCGATCGGCGCTCTGGGCAAAACGGGGCACGGCATCGAGGAGTATTTCGACATGGTCGGCTCCATTGATCTGAAAATGGGTACGCTGTCCAAGTCGATTCCAAGCATCGGTGGGTATCTGGCGGGCGATCATGATCTGATCGACTACCAGAGGCATTACTCTCGGCCGTTCATCTTCTCTGCTGCTCTGCCGCCCGCTTCCACAGCCGCCGCGCTTGAGGCTTTCAACGTCATCGAAGATGAACCGTGGCGCGTCAAGCAGCTGCATGACATCACTCGTCTGTATACCGAGGGCCTCAAGGCTCAGGGGTGGAACACGATGGATTCGACCACGTGTGTCGTACCGGTGCTGGTGGGCGACGAGTCTCTTACGATGGATTTGACCCGGATGCTCTTTGACCGCGGGGTATTCGTGTGCCCGATCGTTCATCCGGCAGTCCCGCGCGGAAGCGACCGCCTGCGCACGTGTCTTATGGCCACGCACACCAAAGAGGACATCGCACAGGTTCTGGCCGCCTTTGCCGATGCGGGAAAGCAGCTCGGCCTCATCTAG
- a CDS encoding 2-oxoacid ferredoxin oxidoreductase, whose amino-acid sequence MPNAEALASTIKPTWCPGCGNYGMAEALKHALAELGWEKHEFAVVWGIGCHGNGADFFDVQGMHALHGRAIPPATALRLTRPDLHVIVEMGDGDGYGIGVGHLVHAIRRNIGLTVIAHNNQIYGLTTGQASPTTDHLMQTVSTPTGVLEQPVNPIGLALSEGATFVARGFAGDIKHLTGLYIQALTHKGLALVDVFQPCVTWNHLNTFAWMRERVYKLEESPWDTTDRVKAFELSLSTFHDLTCAPEQCRIPIGVYFRDDAVPAYEDGVPAASTPGWKRALVPRDLAGVIESLR is encoded by the coding sequence ATGCCAAACGCAGAAGCTTTAGCCAGCACAATCAAGCCCACCTGGTGCCCGGGATGTGGAAACTACGGAATGGCCGAGGCCTTGAAGCACGCATTGGCCGAGCTGGGATGGGAGAAGCACGAGTTCGCCGTCGTCTGGGGCATCGGCTGCCACGGAAACGGGGCGGACTTCTTCGACGTGCAAGGCATGCACGCACTGCATGGCCGAGCGATCCCGCCCGCAACCGCGCTACGCCTCACACGCCCCGACCTCCACGTGATCGTCGAGATGGGCGATGGAGACGGCTACGGCATCGGCGTAGGGCATCTTGTTCACGCCATCCGCCGCAATATCGGCCTCACCGTCATCGCGCACAACAACCAGATCTACGGACTCACCACGGGGCAGGCATCGCCGACCACGGATCACCTCATGCAGACGGTCTCAACGCCGACCGGAGTTCTCGAGCAGCCGGTCAATCCAATCGGCCTCGCGCTCTCGGAGGGAGCGACGTTCGTCGCGCGGGGCTTCGCGGGCGACATCAAGCATCTCACCGGCCTCTACATCCAGGCGCTCACTCACAAGGGCTTGGCGCTCGTCGACGTCTTCCAGCCGTGTGTGACATGGAATCACCTGAACACATTCGCCTGGATGCGTGAACGGGTTTACAAGCTCGAAGAGAGCCCTTGGGACACCACGGACCGCGTGAAAGCGTTCGAGCTCTCCCTGTCGACATTCCACGATCTCACGTGTGCGCCCGAGCAATGCCGGATTCCGATCGGAGTGTACTTCCGTGATGATGCGGTCCCCGCATACGAGGATGGTGTCCCGGCCGCCTCGACCCCGGGCTGGAAGAGAGCGCTGGTGCCTCGCGACCTCGCGGGCGTCATCGAATCGCTGCGCTGA
- a CDS encoding type II toxin-antitoxin system HipA family toxin, with amino-acid sequence MVTDVAAVRCGELDVGAISYDTETGLGSFEYEPHFVRTGIELSPLKMALSARVYSFPEADPEVFHGLPGMIADSLPDDFGNAVLAAWTASRGRSTADITPIERLKYIGQRGMGALSYHPAERRKGLNASQQVEIESLVAVAQEVLNERADFGVQLGAHGRNDEDAMLALLSVGVSAGGARPKAVLAFNDDFTSVRSGQVDVPDGFTHCIMKFDGVSEHSRSEETFGDPLGYGAMEYVYYLMATACEIEMMPCRLLDEGNRRHFITQRFDRVGNRKRHVQTLNALAHVSYKRAGSYSYAELFATARELGLGAEDAMQLFRRMVFNIVARNHDDHSKNVSFMLDEDGRWRLAPAYDLAYSYKPGSPWVASHWMTLNGKRDDFTREDFYAVQRLSPLFTKRRIDEVIDETVEHVSRWDVLAAEHGVPNGLRETVSRNLRLAV; translated from the coding sequence ATGGTGACGGACGTCGCGGCCGTCAGATGCGGTGAGCTGGATGTGGGAGCAATCAGCTACGATACCGAGACCGGCCTTGGCTCGTTCGAGTACGAGCCTCACTTCGTGAGGACAGGCATCGAGCTCTCACCTCTCAAGATGGCGCTGTCCGCCCGCGTCTATTCGTTCCCCGAGGCAGATCCTGAGGTGTTCCACGGCCTGCCTGGGATGATCGCCGACTCACTACCCGACGACTTCGGAAACGCGGTGCTGGCGGCCTGGACCGCCAGTCGAGGTCGTTCGACCGCCGACATCACCCCGATCGAGCGCCTCAAGTACATCGGCCAGCGCGGCATGGGCGCGCTCAGCTATCACCCCGCCGAACGACGCAAGGGTCTGAACGCCTCACAGCAGGTCGAAATAGAGTCGCTCGTCGCGGTTGCCCAGGAGGTCCTCAACGAGCGCGCAGACTTCGGGGTGCAGCTCGGCGCCCACGGCCGAAACGACGAGGACGCTATGCTCGCGCTGCTCTCAGTGGGCGTGAGCGCGGGAGGCGCTCGCCCAAAGGCGGTTCTCGCGTTCAACGACGACTTCACCAGTGTGCGATCCGGGCAGGTGGACGTCCCCGACGGTTTCACGCACTGCATCATGAAGTTCGACGGTGTGAGCGAGCATAGTCGGAGCGAGGAGACGTTCGGCGACCCATTGGGCTACGGCGCGATGGAGTATGTGTACTATCTCATGGCGACCGCCTGCGAAATCGAGATGATGCCCTGTCGACTCCTCGACGAGGGAAACCGGCGTCACTTCATCACGCAGCGCTTCGACCGAGTGGGCAACCGCAAACGCCACGTCCAGACGCTGAACGCCCTGGCGCACGTCAGCTACAAGCGGGCGGGTTCCTACTCCTACGCCGAGCTGTTCGCCACTGCGCGGGAGCTCGGACTCGGCGCCGAGGACGCGATGCAGCTGTTCAGGCGCATGGTCTTCAACATCGTTGCCCGTAACCACGACGACCACTCAAAGAACGTCTCGTTCATGCTCGACGAGGACGGTCGGTGGCGACTGGCGCCCGCGTACGACCTCGCCTACAGCTACAAGCCCGGAAGCCCGTGGGTCGCAAGCCACTGGATGACACTCAACGGGAAACGGGACGACTTCACCAGAGAGGACTTCTACGCTGTCCAGCGGCTGAGCCCGCTGTTCACGAAGCGGAGAATCGACGAAGTGATCGACGAGACGGTCGAACACGTATCGCGATGGGACGTCTTGGCCGCCGAGCACGGTGTGCCCAACGGATTACGCGAGACAGTGAGCAGGAATCTGCGACTGGCGGTCTAG
- the coaBC gene encoding bifunctional phosphopantothenoylcysteine decarboxylase/phosphopantothenate--cysteine ligase CoaBC: MKDASQKPTVILGVTGCIAAYKACELARTLMRAGCRVKVVMTEAATHFVGPTTFRALTGEPVAVGMWDAAGAAIHHISLAEEADVFVVAPATANTLAKLACGRADDLLSTSALATQAPLVLAPAMNVHMWRAEATQAAMATLRVRGAGVVEPDSGELACGDIGEGRLATVEAIAEAVLAEVHRSRDLAGVRVLVTAGPTQEPLDAVRFIGNRSSGKAGYAIAEEAARRGAHVTLVSGPTVLPDPFGVTTVRVNTAESMRDAVVREYPQTDVVVASAAVSDFRPKAPAGHKQKKADAPLVLELERTPDILAGLGADKGDRVLVGFAAETSDCVKYASEKLVAKNLDLVVANDVSTEGLGFGSDTNRVWLVSAEGVDALPVMSKKAIAQRIWDRIAPMAVRATHPRNEEGTP, from the coding sequence ATGAAGGACGCTTCCCAAAAACCGACAGTGATTCTGGGCGTGACAGGCTGCATCGCCGCCTACAAGGCGTGTGAGCTGGCGCGCACGCTCATGCGCGCCGGATGTCGCGTGAAAGTCGTCATGACCGAAGCTGCGACTCACTTCGTCGGACCGACGACGTTTCGTGCGCTCACTGGCGAGCCAGTGGCCGTGGGCATGTGGGACGCAGCCGGTGCTGCTATTCACCACATCTCGCTTGCCGAGGAAGCCGACGTCTTCGTCGTGGCCCCGGCCACTGCGAATACGCTGGCGAAGCTTGCGTGCGGGCGCGCCGATGACCTGCTCTCTACCTCAGCGCTTGCTACGCAGGCGCCTCTGGTGTTGGCTCCGGCGATGAATGTGCATATGTGGCGCGCCGAGGCGACTCAAGCCGCGATGGCGACGCTCAGAGTGCGTGGCGCGGGCGTGGTCGAGCCCGACAGCGGAGAGCTTGCGTGCGGTGACATCGGCGAGGGCAGGCTTGCCACGGTGGAGGCGATCGCCGAGGCCGTGCTGGCCGAGGTGCACCGCTCGCGCGATCTGGCCGGAGTGCGCGTGCTTGTGACCGCGGGTCCGACGCAGGAGCCCCTAGACGCGGTGCGGTTCATCGGCAACCGCTCGAGCGGCAAGGCCGGTTACGCGATCGCCGAGGAGGCCGCTCGGCGCGGCGCACACGTGACGCTCGTGAGCGGACCCACCGTGCTGCCGGACCCCTTCGGCGTGACGACGGTGCGGGTCAATACCGCCGAGTCGATGCGCGACGCCGTCGTTCGCGAATACCCGCAGACCGACGTGGTCGTGGCGAGTGCGGCGGTCTCTGACTTTCGTCCGAAGGCTCCCGCCGGGCACAAGCAGAAGAAGGCCGACGCACCGCTGGTGCTGGAGCTTGAGCGCACGCCCGACATTCTCGCCGGTCTGGGAGCCGACAAGGGCGATCGGGTGCTGGTTGGCTTCGCCGCCGAGACGAGCGATTGCGTGAAGTACGCGAGCGAGAAACTGGTTGCGAAGAACCTCGATCTCGTGGTTGCGAACGACGTGTCAACTGAAGGCCTCGGGTTTGGCTCTGACACGAACAGAGTGTGGCTGGTTTCTGCGGAAGGCGTCGATGCATTGCCGGTCATGTCGAAGAAGGCGATAGCTCAGAGGATCTGGGATCGGATCGCTCCAATGGCGGTCAGAGCCACTCATCCACGAAATGAAGAGGGCACCCCATGA
- a CDS encoding DUF190 domain-containing protein: protein MKRHLEGHAKRLSAYVGEDEQYDGKPLYRALMEQSRIQGCAGATALRGMAGFGASSRDIAKHGLRMSSDLPVLVAVIDDAIRITALAEVWTAMLPAGLIVLEDVNVVAYVSAENEFKPEVGAAE, encoded by the coding sequence ATGAAACGTCATCTCGAAGGTCACGCAAAGCGGCTTTCCGCCTATGTCGGCGAGGACGAGCAGTACGACGGCAAACCACTCTACCGCGCGCTGATGGAACAGTCCCGCATCCAAGGGTGCGCCGGTGCAACCGCTCTGCGCGGAATGGCAGGGTTCGGCGCGTCGAGCCGAGACATCGCGAAGCACGGTCTGCGCATGTCGAGTGACCTTCCCGTGCTCGTCGCCGTGATCGACGACGCGATCCGCATCACGGCACTTGCCGAGGTGTGGACTGCGATGCTTCCTGCTGGGCTCATCGTGCTGGAAGACGTCAATGTTGTGGCGTATGTGAGCGCGGAAAACGAGTTCAAGCCTGAGGTTGGAGCGGCCGAGTAG
- a CDS encoding 2-oxoacid:acceptor oxidoreductase subunit alpha — MSHNRPYGREVRIRIGGPAGFGIKAAGQTLARLFARAGYRTFDLTEYPSLIKGGHNTYHLRISEDEIFSHVMATDILVALDAATIPAHLSELSPGAAILFDPADIAASEIDAGREDLCLVPVPLTDIVHEIGGIRIMRNVAALGAVLGHMGFPLEGLLDSLRAQFAHKAPAIAEQNILAATRGFEHAQTVGCAFPYRFGDLPLPAARILADGNESVGLGALAAGIGLYCAYPMTPASSLLHFMAAHADDQGVVVKHTEDEIAAMNMVIGGAFGGTRSMCATSGGGFSLMVEGLGFAGASESAVVVGLFTRPGPATGLPTWTEQSDLRFALHAAQGEFPRVVLAPGDQTDAFELTWQAFNLADQLQTPVILLGDTYLSDNRQTLEPFDTAAVTIERGELQTEGEVTDYLRYRVTDSGISPRVLPGVIGAQQIVNSYEHDERGWGAPGEDAANRVAQNEKRLRKLRLAETLVPPPVLFGPREADISIILFGSTKMPVREAMKWLEVDGVSVNMLQLVTLWPFPRDTVGGFLDHSARSLVIEGNATGQLEGLIREQCLREPGHRINRHDGRPFSPEQVYATVHRILGNHIALTPAGALLGKGGGI; from the coding sequence ATGAGCCACAATCGCCCCTACGGCCGGGAAGTGCGAATCCGCATCGGAGGACCTGCCGGGTTCGGGATCAAGGCCGCCGGCCAGACGCTCGCCCGCCTGTTCGCCCGCGCGGGCTATCGCACTTTTGATCTCACCGAGTACCCATCGCTCATCAAAGGTGGTCACAACACCTATCACCTACGGATCAGCGAAGACGAGATCTTCAGCCATGTGATGGCAACCGACATCTTGGTCGCGCTCGATGCCGCAACCATCCCAGCGCACCTGAGCGAGCTCTCCCCCGGTGCGGCCATCCTCTTCGACCCGGCCGATATCGCCGCCTCAGAAATCGATGCCGGCCGAGAAGACCTCTGCCTCGTGCCGGTGCCGCTTACCGACATCGTCCACGAAATCGGCGGAATCCGCATCATGCGCAACGTAGCGGCACTCGGCGCGGTGCTCGGCCACATGGGATTCCCGCTGGAAGGCCTCCTGGACTCGCTACGCGCCCAGTTCGCCCACAAAGCACCGGCGATAGCCGAGCAGAACATCTTGGCCGCCACGCGGGGTTTCGAGCACGCACAGACCGTGGGCTGCGCATTCCCCTACCGCTTTGGCGACCTTCCGCTTCCGGCGGCACGCATTCTTGCGGATGGCAACGAGTCGGTCGGCTTGGGGGCGCTGGCTGCCGGCATCGGCCTGTACTGCGCCTACCCGATGACGCCGGCATCTTCGCTCCTGCACTTCATGGCCGCGCACGCGGATGATCAAGGCGTGGTCGTGAAGCACACCGAGGACGAGATCGCCGCCATGAACATGGTGATCGGCGGGGCATTCGGCGGGACGCGCTCCATGTGCGCCACCTCCGGCGGTGGATTTTCGCTCATGGTCGAAGGCCTTGGGTTCGCCGGTGCGTCCGAGTCCGCCGTCGTGGTCGGGCTCTTCACCCGGCCCGGACCTGCTACCGGGCTTCCCACCTGGACGGAGCAGTCGGACCTGCGCTTCGCGCTGCACGCGGCGCAGGGCGAGTTTCCGCGCGTGGTTCTGGCGCCCGGCGACCAGACCGACGCTTTCGAACTCACCTGGCAGGCGTTCAACCTCGCCGATCAGCTCCAAACGCCGGTCATCCTGCTCGGCGACACCTACCTCTCAGACAACCGCCAGACACTCGAGCCGTTCGACACGGCGGCCGTCACGATCGAGCGAGGCGAGCTTCAGACAGAGGGAGAAGTGACCGACTACCTGCGCTACCGCGTCACTGACTCAGGCATTTCCCCTCGCGTTTTGCCTGGGGTCATCGGTGCCCAGCAGATCGTCAACTCCTATGAGCACGATGAGCGCGGCTGGGGGGCGCCCGGAGAAGACGCGGCGAACCGAGTCGCGCAGAACGAGAAGAGGCTGCGCAAACTCCGCCTCGCCGAAACGCTGGTCCCGCCGCCGGTCCTCTTCGGCCCGCGTGAAGCCGATATCTCGATCATCCTCTTCGGCTCCACGAAGATGCCGGTGCGGGAGGCCATGAAGTGGCTGGAAGTAGATGGCGTCTCGGTCAACATGCTGCAGCTCGTCACGCTGTGGCCGTTCCCGCGTGACACCGTGGGCGGCTTCCTCGACCACTCCGCGCGTTCCTTGGTGATCGAAGGCAACGCCACGGGGCAGCTCGAGGGGCTCATCCGCGAACAGTGCTTGCGCGAACCCGGACACCGCATCAACCGCCACGACGGACGGCCCTTCTCTCCGGAACAGGTGTACGCGACCGTGCACCGTATTCTCGGCAACCACATAGCCTTGACACCCGCCGGCGCACTTCTCGGCAAGGGAGGCGGCATCTAG
- a CDS encoding diguanylate cyclase, whose product MDSPSRALTTSGINRGIRRIAWVPAPLLAGIYAAVLFSQLSGMNRLAPLEAIYLVPIVASVVLSILASLRSSGAERMFWVFLAAANLMLAFCEFLLLWWVGFISPAGPPAISWPFQGLHVVAVMCFLGLVLAMTRLQDGRRPARIRFALDAAAVAVLIYVVLLGLYAHPLMSTVAAPASAALVGAAYPLAGLLLLFGALGNLAGFKFVRWRSWEALAVGAIVVYAIAVCLWPVWYLSVAETTRNVSRGVLDLVQFGGHYMLMMAAVYRLTEKEKVHLRPLPLPAFARRPWVSVLVPIASVLGILALAAARLQTSDSQWFRAYGVLVVILLALVLARSLLVALEHSVLARETVTDPLTGLPNHSYLRAILTREFDDARVYGEEMALAVLDIDDFHVYNERLGYEAGDRTLKHIGEVLQAATNDGTIVGRVDGDRFAIVFPLKGSSAAAVCCQQIVDKIEILVASSDGEVSISAGIASFPRDTEDLEELKHLAEGALYHAKRSGKNRVIIYEPNRLQDLTVKDTMDRMQRQSFLSSAKALTAALEARYPSSQFHSRRVAESARRLAVQLGLSDERVWLVEVVALLHDVGKISLPDTMMNAARLVGDFGREYVRQHTERGHDILVSAGLSDVVPSVRSHHERWDGTGLPDGLVGEEIPLEARIVAVCNAYEWMTSDRESGDAMAWNFALCEIEKGAGLRFDPAIAAAFVRMVSGEHAHAETSDQGVLSAAIR is encoded by the coding sequence GTGGATTCTCCATCTAGGGCACTTACCACGAGCGGAATCAACAGGGGTATCAGGCGGATTGCCTGGGTACCGGCGCCGCTTCTAGCCGGAATCTATGCGGCTGTGCTGTTCTCCCAACTGAGCGGCATGAATCGACTGGCCCCGCTCGAGGCGATCTATCTGGTGCCGATAGTGGCCAGTGTTGTGCTTTCCATCCTCGCGTCCCTCAGATCGTCCGGGGCAGAGCGCATGTTCTGGGTCTTTCTTGCGGCGGCGAACCTCATGCTTGCGTTCTGCGAGTTCCTTCTCCTGTGGTGGGTGGGCTTCATATCTCCTGCGGGTCCCCCGGCTATCTCATGGCCCTTCCAAGGACTTCACGTCGTGGCGGTGATGTGTTTTCTGGGACTTGTGCTGGCAATGACTCGCCTGCAGGACGGAAGACGCCCCGCACGCATAAGGTTCGCCTTGGACGCGGCAGCGGTGGCAGTTCTGATCTACGTAGTGTTACTGGGTCTGTACGCACATCCTCTCATGAGCACAGTGGCCGCACCTGCGTCCGCGGCACTGGTGGGGGCTGCGTATCCGCTGGCAGGCCTGCTGCTGCTCTTTGGCGCGCTCGGCAATCTGGCGGGATTCAAGTTCGTTAGGTGGCGGTCATGGGAGGCGCTCGCCGTGGGCGCGATCGTGGTCTATGCCATCGCCGTCTGCCTATGGCCGGTATGGTATCTGAGTGTCGCTGAGACTACGAGAAACGTATCTCGCGGGGTTCTTGATCTTGTGCAGTTCGGTGGCCACTACATGCTCATGATGGCTGCAGTGTATCGGTTGACCGAGAAGGAGAAGGTCCATCTTCGCCCTCTGCCTCTTCCGGCCTTTGCTCGTCGGCCTTGGGTTTCCGTTCTGGTTCCGATAGCGAGCGTTCTTGGGATTCTTGCGCTGGCGGCCGCTCGCTTACAGACGAGCGATAGCCAATGGTTCCGGGCTTACGGAGTGCTTGTCGTCATACTCCTGGCTCTCGTTTTGGCCAGAAGCCTGCTCGTCGCACTCGAACACAGCGTGCTTGCGCGCGAGACTGTGACCGACCCGTTGACCGGTCTGCCGAACCACAGTTACCTGAGGGCAATACTGACTCGTGAGTTCGATGACGCCAGAGTGTATGGCGAGGAGATGGCACTCGCAGTGCTCGATATCGATGACTTTCACGTCTACAATGAGCGGCTTGGGTATGAGGCAGGAGATCGTACGCTCAAACACATCGGTGAGGTTCTCCAAGCTGCGACCAACGACGGCACCATCGTAGGACGTGTCGATGGGGACCGGTTTGCGATTGTGTTTCCTCTCAAGGGCTCGAGCGCGGCTGCTGTGTGCTGCCAGCAAATCGTCGACAAGATCGAGATACTAGTGGCCTCGTCCGACGGAGAAGTATCCATCTCGGCGGGGATCGCATCATTTCCTCGCGACACAGAGGACCTGGAGGAACTGAAGCACCTCGCAGAAGGTGCGCTTTATCACGCAAAGAGAAGCGGCAAGAATCGCGTGATCATCTACGAGCCCAACCGTCTCCAGGACCTCACCGTGAAAGACACGATGGACAGGATGCAGCGTCAGTCCTTCCTCTCATCGGCCAAAGCGCTCACGGCCGCTCTCGAAGCCCGGTATCCAAGCTCCCAGTTCCATTCTCGGCGCGTGGCCGAGTCTGCCCGGCGTTTGGCAGTGCAGTTGGGTCTTTCCGATGAGCGCGTGTGGCTGGTCGAAGTGGTCGCCCTTCTGCACGATGTTGGCAAGATAAGCCTGCCGGACACAATGATGAACGCAGCCCGTCTCGTCGGCGATTTTGGACGCGAGTACGTCAGACAGCATACCGAGAGAGGCCACGATATCCTGGTGTCGGCAGGCCTTTCGGACGTGGTCCCATCGGTTCGGTCGCACCATGAGAGATGGGACGGCACCGGCCTGCCGGACGGGCTTGTGGGCGAGGAGATTCCGCTGGAAGCGCGTATCGTGGCGGTATGCAATGCGTATGAGTGGATGACCTCTGACCGCGAGTCGGGTGACGCCATGGCGTGGAACTTCGCCCTGTGCGAGATCGAGAAGGGCGCCGGATTACGGTTCGATCCGGCGATCGCCGCCGCGTTCGTCCGGATGGTTTCAGGTGAGCATGCTCACGCCGAGACGTCCGATCAGGGCGTGCTCAGCGCAGCGATTCGATGA
- a CDS encoding helix-turn-helix transcriptional regulator, with product MTFENMSPTAIADELGDRLRNARLNADLTQAEVASRAGLSRPTVVAAEQGRVQLENLVAILLAMNMVNQLDAFLPVQKISPLQLAKLRGRERQRASRAKNKPTPTRVKKDETSW from the coding sequence ATGACATTTGAGAACATGTCACCAACAGCCATCGCCGACGAGTTGGGCGATCGGCTGCGAAATGCCCGGCTGAACGCAGACCTGACGCAAGCCGAGGTGGCGTCACGTGCGGGCCTCAGTCGACCGACCGTGGTCGCCGCTGAGCAGGGACGTGTTCAGCTTGAGAACCTCGTCGCCATCCTCCTCGCGATGAACATGGTGAACCAGCTGGATGCGTTCCTGCCCGTGCAGAAGATCTCGCCTCTCCAGCTCGCGAAGCTCAGAGGCCGTGAGCGCCAGAGAGCGTCGAGAGCCAAGAACAAGCCCACGCCGACTCGTGTCAAGAAGGATGAGACCTCATGGTGA
- the rpoZ gene encoding DNA-directed RNA polymerase subunit omega — protein sequence MSVINPEIDVLLSKVDSKYTLCVLSAKRARQINDMIHGVRDQALLTMPTSEIAKLTSTKPLSLALDEIAVGDVAYERAKDSYK from the coding sequence ATGTCTGTCATCAATCCCGAGATCGACGTACTGCTCTCAAAGGTCGACTCGAAGTACACGCTGTGCGTTCTGTCCGCGAAGCGCGCCCGTCAGATCAACGACATGATTCATGGCGTCCGCGACCAGGCCCTCCTCACCATGCCGACCAGCGAGATCGCCAAACTCACCAGTACCAAGCCGCTGTCCCTCGCACTTGACGAGATCGCAGTCGGCGATGTCGCCTACGAGCGTGCTAAGGACAGCTACAAGTAG